In Planctomycetota bacterium, the genomic window CGATCCGTCGTAGGCCTCGAAGCGCACGGCGATCACGCCATCGCCGACGGGCTCGGCGATGCCGCCCGCGTCCTCGTACTCGTCGGGCACCGCGTCGCGCCGGCGCCACAGTGCGGATCCGTCGCGGTCATCCTCGATGCGGTATTGCGTCTCGTACTCCTCGCCCTCGCCCGAGTAGTCGATGGAGCGGATGGGCCGAAGCCGCGTGGCGAACATGAGCAGCTGGTCGCGGTCCAGTTCGCCCATCGGCGTCCGGGTGACTTCGGGGGCCAGCCGCAGGCGTGTGTCGAAGAGATCGTCGCTGCGGAGCACGCTCTGCACGTCGCGGCGGATGTTCTCCAGCGCGTCGGTGGCGCGGCGCGAGGCGGTCATGCGGATGCGCGAGGCGTCGCGGGCCCGGCCCAGCTGGCTCAGCGAGCTCGCCACGGCGCCGGAAATGATCGCGGCGATGATGATCGCGACGACCAGCTCGATGATGGTGAATCCGCGCCTAGCCGCCATTGGCCGCCTCGTGTTTCTTCTCGAACCGTTCCTTGCGGTCGATCGGCTGCTCCGGCTTGCGGGTCGGCGGTGTCTGCACGTCGCGCGGCGCGACCTTGGTGGCGCAGCGGTGCTTGACGCCGTGGGTGTCGGTCACGGTCGCCATCACGTCCCACGCGTCCCCCTCGCCCGTGGAGGTGATGTCGATGGAGAAGCTCCATTCGTTCCAGGGGGCTTCGCAGCGGCCCTCGATGGGACGGCGGCGGGCGAACTGGACCGGCCCCTCGGCGAGCACCTGCCCAAGCAATTCATCCAGCAGCGCCGAAGCCTGGGCCTCATGCTCGCCGCGCTGCAGCATGACCAGGCTGCGTTGCGAAAGCGTGATCACCGCCGCCAGCCCCAGGGCCAGCAGCACGCCGCCGAGAATGGCGTCCAGCAGGGCGAAACCGCGGCGGACGGGATGGGAAGCGCGGCTCACCATGGCTCGCGGCTCATTCCCCGCGCGTCGAGATCGCGCATGGTGCGCTGGTCCTCCACGATGCGTCCATTGTCCACTCGGATCGGCATCGCGGCGCCGGGCTCCAGCACCAGCGAGGTGTCGAGGCCGTCGGCGATGACGCGCATCTCGATGCGCGGACGGTTGCCCGAAGGGGAACCGACGATGCGCCATTCGGATCCGCCGATGCGCATGCCATCGGCCAGCACGTCGGCCAGCTCGACGCTCTCCGGCATGCGGACCGGCTGCACGTAGCGGTCGGGCACCCACTCGGCGGGATCCGCCGGCCGGGCCGGGTTGGGCTCGAGCGTCCAGAGCTCGATCGCGTTGGAGTCGGGGTTCATGTAGATCGCGCATTGCTGCGAGCCGGCGTTGTCGCGCCACGCGAAGAGGCTGAGCAATTCCGAAAGGCGCTCGATGGCCACGTCGGCCTGTCCCTTGGAGAGGCCCCGGAGCCTGGGGATCACCGCCGCGGAGACCACCGCCAGGATCGCGATCACCACAATGAGCTCGATCAACGTGAAGGCGCGGCGCATGGGCACCGCCTTTTTACGGCGCTCCGTTGATGATGTCTTTGGCCTGTCCCTCGCCGCCGGGCTGCCCGTCGGAGCCGTAGCACACGACGTCGAAATCTTTGTTGTAGGTCGGCGGGAAGACCAGGACGTACTGGTGCTTCCAGGGATCGATCAGCTGGTTGGCGTTGCTCAGCAGGGCGTCGTCGCCCTCGCAGAGCTTGGTGAGCTCGAAGTCGTCGGTGACGTGGCTCATGCCGTTCTGAACCATGTACAGGCGCACGTTCTGGGCCAGCGTGTTCACGTCGGCCTTTGCCTTGTTGACCTTGGCGTTGCCCAGCAAGCTCATCACGTTGGGGACGATCAGCATGGAGAGGAGCGCCACGATGGTGACGGCGATGATCACTTCAAGCAGGGTGAAACCGCGGCGTGCTTGACGGAGAGGGCGATGGAGGGCTTGGGGTTTCATGAGGGTCTCTTCGGTGTGTTCCAGATAAGGAAGGGGCTCTTCCCAACGTTGGCCGGGCGAATTTACTGCCCATTGGAGTGAAAGTTCTTCCCGCTTCGACGGGAACAGTGGTCCCATAGCGTAGC contains:
- a CDS encoding prepilin-type N-terminal cleavage/methylation domain-containing protein — protein: MAARRGFTIIELVVAIIIAAIISGAVASSLSQLGRARDASRIRMTASRRATDALENIRRDVQSVLRSDDLFDTRLRLAPEVTRTPMGELDRDQLLMFATRLRPIRSIDYSGEGEEYETQYRIEDDRDGSALWRRRDAVPDEYEDAGGIAEPVGDGVIAVRFEAYDGSSWVQEWDSDIDGLPISIRATVTASGVRPGEDAYEDPRAITVMRTEIPIDRVAAPKLDEATLAANAAAEAAAQGGGAGGTDAVGGGASTGGTSSGGSGAGMINSGMNPSGGGRIPTGGGGQGTGGNRGKMPPGGPSTGGRGGPPPSGGGNRPGGPS
- a CDS encoding type II secretion system GspH family protein; translated protein: MRRAFTLIELIVVIAILAVVSAAVIPRLRGLSKGQADVAIERLSELLSLFAWRDNAGSQQCAIYMNPDSNAIELWTLEPNPARPADPAEWVPDRYVQPVRMPESVELADVLADGMRIGGSEWRIVGSPSGNRPRIEMRVIADGLDTSLVLEPGAAMPIRVDNGRIVEDQRTMRDLDARGMSREPW
- a CDS encoding type II secretion system protein GspG, yielding MKPQALHRPLRQARRGFTLLEVIIAVTIVALLSMLIVPNVMSLLGNAKVNKAKADVNTLAQNVRLYMVQNGMSHVTDDFELTKLCEGDDALLSNANQLIDPWKHQYVLVFPPTYNKDFDVVCYGSDGQPGGEGQAKDIINGAP